From a single Cotesia glomerata isolate CgM1 linkage group LG6, MPM_Cglom_v2.3, whole genome shotgun sequence genomic region:
- the LOC123267985 gene encoding uncharacterized protein LOC123267985 — protein MPDGPVARRHHVEVPWLQAQAFKQEIDSEPKNFLEFDDVNVNSNRKGVTLDEMLNQEQQSDDTLLICVKCHEKFKKFQIALISSEIKKAFTELGTEHRRIKHFESTKYYIEPVAEVIGTQRISKKVGDKVILHLKEKKAYIIPLDLTLKIFLEIPGVFDVIYNYQKSLMQEKAKNSSILRNIVQGSLWDDLSKKFDKNQIVLPLLIFFDDFETGNPLASHAGKNKIGAVYSTIATIPPNMSSRVENTFLSYLFYSDDRTTYGNKAIFKKFILSLKSLEENGINICINNQQLNIKFVLVAITGDNLGLHSILGFFESFNATNFCRFCLINKADSQNQLSINPELIRSIEEYDKHVKNKINVKESCVWHDLPNFHVYQNLSCDVMHDLMEGIHRYSMPLIIHHLIEKQYFTLDELNSRIKYFLYHNLEVSPAFINNNHLKNKYLIMSASEMLSLVRNFCFIIGDKVEEKDDIWHYYLILLELTTLLTSQTLTYELVDYLEALIIEHNETFISLFNENLKPKHHLLLHYPTIIKKIGPPILYSSFKGETKHSEMKKVSDSIHCYKQLPLSISIRCQLKCCFRYTCKNGLDNVISFSKNIQLHHTNGNEYSVDWYQINGVRYNKGMVIVKDFDETEEPILFLIEDILINKKNDEDVTFECISLKVINFNAHFNAYNVDKTIEKESIAIDKCLSQPLMLRNICDELLLICLL, from the exons ATGCCAGACGGTCCTGTTGCCCGCCGTCACCACGTGGAGGTGCCCTGGTTACAGGCACAAGCATTTAAGCAAGAAATCGATTCTGAGCCAAAAAATTTCCTAGAA tttgaTGATGTCAACGTAAACAGTAATAGAAAAGGCGTAACATTAGATGAAATGTTAAATCAAGAACAACAGTCCGATGATACATTATTGATCTGTGTTAAATGtcatgaaaaattcaaaaaattccaa atCGCATTAATTAgtagtgaaataaaaaaagcatttACTGAGCTTGGTACAGAACACAGACGGATTAAACATTTTGAAAGTACAAAATACTATATTGAACCCGTAGCTGAAGTAATTGGAACTCAACGTATAAGTAAAAAAGTTGGAGATAAAGTAATTTTacatttgaaagaaaaaaaagcttATATAATTCCTCTAGATCTAACTCTAaagatatttttagaaattccTGGAGTATTtgatgtaatttataattatcaaaagtcATTAATGCAAGAAAAAGCTAAAAATAGTTCAATTTTACGAAACATTGTTCAAGGTAGCTTATGGGACGatctgagtaaaaaatttgacaaaaatcaGATTGTACTtcctttattaatattttttgatgacTTCGAAACCGGTAACCCTCTCGCAAGTCATGCtgggaaaaataaaataggtgCCGTTTACAGTACAATCGCTACTATACCACCTAATATGTCAAGCCGGGtagaaaatacatttttaagctatttattttattctgatGATCGGACGACATATGGCAATAAAgctatttttaagaaattcatattatctttaaaaagttTAGAAGAAAATGGGATTAACATCTGTATTAATAATCAAcaacttaatattaaatttgtcTTGGTAGCAATAACAGGTGATAATTTAGGGCTTCATAGTATTTTAGGCTTCTTTGAAAGCTTTAACGCTACAAATTTTTGtagattttgtttaattaataaagcagATTCTCAAAATCAGTTGTCAATTAATCCTGAATTGATTAGGAGCATAGAAGAATATGATAaacatgttaaaaataaaatcaatgttAAAGAATCTTGTGTATGGCATGACCTGCctaattttcatgtttatcAAAATCTTTCTTGTGATGTAATGCATGATCTCATGGAGGGCATTCATAGATATTCAATGCCTCTTATAATTCATCATTTGATTGAAAAGCAATATTTTACTCTTGACGAATTAAATTcaagaattaaatattttttatatcataacTTAGAAGTAAGTCCagcatttattaataataatcatttaaaaaacaaatacttaATAATGTCAGCTTCTGAAATGCTAAGCTTagtaagaaatttttgttttattatcgGTGATAAAGTTGAAGAAAAAGATGATATTTGGCATTATTATCTTATATTATTAGAATTAACAACATTGTTAACATCGCAAACTTTAACGTATGAGTTGGTAGATTATTTAGAAGCTTTAATAATTGAACACAATGAAACGTTCATTAGTTTgttcaatgaaaatttgaaaccAAAGCATCATTTACTACTCCACTATcctacaataataaaaaaaattggaccACCGATTTTATATAGTTCATTTAAGGGTGAGACTAAACATTCAGAAATGAAGAAAGTTTCAGATTCCATCCACTGCTATAAACAGTTGCCTTTGTCAATTTCTATTCGATGTCAGCTGAAATGCTGCTTTAgatatacatgtaaaaatgGATTGGATAATGTAATTagttttagtaaaaatatacAGCTACATCATACAAATGGTAATGAGTATTCAGTTGATTGGTATCAAATAAATGGAGTAAGATATAATAAAGGGATGGTAATAGTAAAAGATTTTGATGAAACAGAAGAGcctatactttttttaattgaagacatattaattaataaaaagaacgACGAAGATGTTACATTTGAATGTATTTCACTTAAAGTAATCAATTTCAATGCTCACTTTAATGCATATAATGTTGATAAAACTATAGAAAAAGAGTCTATTGCGATAGATAAATGTTTATCGCAACCACTGATGTTACGCAATATTTGTGATGAGTTATTG TTAATATGTTTACTATAa